Below is a genomic region from Leifsonia sp. Root112D2.
TATTGAACGACGACGATCACCTTGTGTTGAAGTTCGATCCTCAGACAGTCGATCACCTCGGCGCCAAAATGTACTCGCATCTGCCAAATGCAATTGCCGAACTGATAGCTAACGCATACGACGCCGACGCCGAACACGTTGTTGTCCGAATAGGCGACGGCGAGATAAGCATCGAGGATGACGGCCACGGCATGTCGCGGAGCGATGTCGCGGACAAATACCTGCGCATCGGCCGGAATCGCCGCCATGTGATGAACACCGACAGCACAGAAGGTGGTGCGCGGCGCGTATCCGGCAAGAAGGGCCTCGGGAAGCTCGCCCTGTTCGGAATCGGCGGGCGCGTCGAGCTGATCACGTCGCGTTCGGGTGAGACCAACGCAACGGTGGTCGTGCTCGAATACGACGACATGATGTCGGCCGAAGGCGAGTACAAACCTGTCGAATCACAGCAGTCCTCCAACGAGTCTAAACATGGCACCACGGTGCGGCTGGGCAAACTCAAACGCACGTCGCCTGTTGAACCTGAAGCCCTCGCAGACAGCCTGTCAAAGCTTTTTAATTATACGGACCAGGACTTTGAAGTGCGCGTTGTCACTGCGGATGATGGCGAGTACGCGATCACGGCCGAACGCCGGCTGGCCTCGATCAATCTTCAGTTCTCCTGGGATCTTCCTGAAGACCTCGTCGAGGCCGATACTTTCGCCCATGCGCACGAGATCGCAGGGCGGATTGTCTCTTCGAAATCTCCTCTGCGTCACGGCCTCCGCGGCATAACCCTCTATGTGAATGGGAGACTCGCAAACGAACCCGAGTTCTTTGGAGCCTCTGAGTCGAGCTTCGCGTTCTCATACCTCACCGGGTACCTGCAAGTGGATTTCCTTGACGAGATTGAGCCAGATGTCATTGCGACAGACAGGCGCGCGATTGATTGGGAGACTGAGCTCACCGAGCAGCTAAGAAAGTGGCTGCAATCGTTAATGACCCGGCTAAGTCAGGACTGGCGAAGACGGAGAGCAGAGCTAGGCCGAACGACTGTTGAGAAGTCGATCGGTGTCTCAACAGAGGCATGGGTCAGTTCTATCAAGAGCGACGAAAGGGAACACGTGAGGGCGATCGTCGAGGCGGTCACTTCGGACGAAGCCGACATTGCAGTTGAGCAGCAGGGTGAAATCCTGGGGCTCGTCAAAGGTCTGGCGCCATTACATGCCGAATTTGTCTGGCGGCATTTGCACGCCGAGATCCAGCGGGTCACAAAGCCTTATTACGAAGGTGGAGACTTCTACACTGCAGTGATAGAAGCGATAAAGAGGTATGTGAATAGCGTCCGGGCAAAACATGCAGACTTGGCATCGATACAAGAGCACGCGGTTTTGGAGGCAGCCTTTGCATCGGTGGGCAAATTGGATGTGTTCCAAAAATTCATGTCGTTACATGGTTTTTCCGAAGACACATCCAAGAACATCCAAAGCGGACAGAAAAGCCTTTCTATCGGGGTATTGGCGGGCTTCCGAAATCCTCTCAGTCATGAAGAGATCGACCTGTTGCAATCAAGCGGGGCGTTTACATACGAGGACTGCCTCGATGCATTGGCCATCATTTCGCACTTGATGCGGCGATTAGATCAGGCAGAAGTGCGCTCGATTTAGCTCGGATCGACTCCAGCATTGGGGCCATACCAATGTTCGTGACATTTCGAGCCGGTGAACTCCTCTCCAGTGGGATAGAAAGGAGGCAGCGCCTTCGAAGCAACGCTTCGCTATACGCGCCCCGAGGGCTCCGACGGAGAATCTTTGTGCCGAGTGAGCTCGGGAGACAGGCGCGTGAGATCGGAGAGACGAATGGCTGAGATCGAGAACCCTCAACACCTGGACCCCGCGGCGGTCGAGGATTACTTTCGATTGGGCGTGCGCGCGGCCTTCACAATGAATGAGGAACCCCCAGTTCGCCTGACCATAGACCCAGGCAGGGATCAGCTACAGGTGCTGACCCCAGTGCGCGGAAGCGAGCCAGAGGTGACCGCATACGAACGACTTGAGCTGAATCGGGTCACTCCGGATGGCGATTCGACGGAATGGTACGAGCTTGTCGTCGACGCATCCGATATGCACTACGAGGCGTACGTTCTCTTGGAATCGGTGGTGGACCAGCTTCGGTCCGGCGCTTCGTTCCGTCATGCGGTTTCCGAGTCAGTTGAGACGCTGAAGGAGCTTCTCGTCGGCCGCAAGCGGCTGACTGAAGAGAAGGTCGCCGGGCTCATCGGAGAACTCCTCGTACTCGACCGCATTATCGATCACGACGGGGAAGACGCGGCGATAGCAGCCTGGCTGGGGCCGCTCGCTGAGGAGCACGACTTCGGGCTGCCCGGTTACGATGCCGAAGTTAAGACGACGAAGTCCGAAGCCCGCGTGCATGTCATCGGATCCGAGACGCAGCTGGAGCCGGTTCCCGGAAGGGACCTGTATCTGATATCCGTTCAGATCACCCGCGCCGGGACGGCGATTGCCAGCTTCACTCTGCCGGAACTCGTCGCGTCGATAAGCGTAAAGCTGCGACGAACACTGCGAGCCTTCGACGCGGCACTCGACGGTATCGGTTGGCGTGACGCGGATGCAGATCTCTATGGGACTCGCTTCCAGCTGCGATCCGAACCACGGGCGTACCTCGTCGACGACGGGTTCCCTGCAATCACATCGTCAAGGCTTGACGAGGTAGTGCCGCAGCGCCCGCTTGTCGTGGGCGTCTCGTACCGTGTTGATGTCACCCATTTGATCCACGCGGCGATCCCTTCACCGCTCGATGAATTCTGCGAGGAGCCCAAGTGACCAATTCCGTAGATGCGGTGATTTCGGAAACCGCCCGTGAATCCTTAATCAGTATCCGCGATTCTGGGCCCGAACCGCTGGTCGAGCTGGTCCAGTTCAAACTTCGGCGAGCCGAAATCCACGTAACCGAAGCCGCGATCGTCGACGCAGTTACGGTTTCGGATCTCTCAGACGAAACACGTCGTGCAATGCACATGGCGCTCGCGTCTTGGGATGCGCTTGCAAAGCCGGCGTGGGCCGCTGACACCGCCGAATGGAGTGCGAACCGACGCCAACGTGCCTATGAGTTACTGGAGCTTGACGACGCAGCGCGACAGCGGCTGGACAAAGAGTTCCCGAGCGCGTCGCGCATGGACACGATGATCGTCGATCCGGAGAACTGGATCCCGTGGTACGACGAGAAACGTCGGAGCTCCCACGACTTCTACTGGCGTGCATACCGGCGTGTGCTGGAGGGTAAGGGATGGGATGCCGATGCCATCGCGACCCTGGATCGCTCGACGGCGGAGATCGTCGGCAGGCTAGCCGACCCCAGCGCTGAAGTGGGCTACCAGACAAAAGGTCTCGTAGTCGGATATGTCCAAAGTGGTAAGACGGCTAATTTCACCGGCATCGTGGCGAAGGCGATAGACACCGGATACCGGCTGGTGATCGTGCTCACCGGCACGATTGAGCTACTTCGAGCACAGACACAACGTCGCCTCGACATGGAACTAGTCGGCGAGGAGAACATCCTCGACGGCGCCGACCGCACAGACGACGATTCCATCCGTGACATCGACTACATCGGCACGCAAGACGCAGACTGGCACGGAGACAAATTCCTAAAGCACGGCATTGACGTACACTCGATGCCTGGTGTGCCAGCGATCAAGCGGTTGACGACAGCTGGCAAAGATTATCGCAAATTGCGTCTCGGCAAAGATGCGCTCGACTTCCGGCGTACCGGCGAACTCCGCAACCCGGCCAAGCCGGTGTTCGACCCGGAGAACATCCACGCCGTGGACGCTCGTATCGCGGTCATGAAAAAGAATACAACTGCTCTGAGGAACCTCCTCCACGATCTTCGAAACATCCGGGCGGACGGTCGCGAAATCCCTGTTCTGATCATTGACGACGAGGCCGACCAAGCTTCGGTGAACACGGTGAATCCTCGTTCCAAGGCCGCAGCAGCCGCAGAATCGAAGAAGCGCAGCGCGATCAATGCACTTATCCGGGACCTCCTCACAGTGATGCCGCGCGCCCAATACGTGGGATATACGGCGACACCGTTCGCGAACGTATTCATTTCGCCGGACGACTCGGAAGACGTCTTTCCGAAGGACTTTCTCGTTAGCCTCAAACCTTCGGACAAATACATGGGAGGCCCGGAATTCCATGATCTGTGGGGTATCGACGCCGACGACAAGGGCAATCCGGGGCGATCGAACGAGGCCGCTTTCGTCCGGGACCTTCGCGCTGACGGCGAGCACGATCCAGCGGCCGAACGTGCCGAGATCCTCGAGGCGATCGACGCGTTCGTACTCAGCGGTGCAATCAAGAAGTGGCGGGAATCAAACGACAAGCGCTTCTCGTACCGGCATCACACGATGCTTGTGCACGAGTCGGTGCGCACATCGGAGCATTCGGAACTCGCCGCCACATTCCGTTCGGTCTGGGCACAGGGAGCGTATTCGAGCCCTGCCGCATTCGGGCGGCTCCGGCAATTGTATTCCGATGACTTTCTGCGCGTGCACCGTTCGCGGTCGAAGTGGGATGAGCTGCCGATTCCTAACCTGTTCGATCAGCTCAAATCTTTCATCGGTGCGACAGTTGACGCAATTACCGTTGACAATGATCCGGTTGTAGTGGTTAACGGCACGAAGGACAGCGATTACAGCGCAATGGACTTCCTGACTCGGCCATACTGGCGGATCATGATCGGCGGCGCCAAATTAAGTCGAGGCTTCACCGTCGAAGGGCTGACGGTCTCGTACTATCGCCGTCGCACAGCTGCGGCCGACACGCTTATGCAGATGGGGCGGTGGTTCGGGTACCGGGCCGGGTACAGCGACCTCGTACGCTTGTACATCGGCCGCCAGGTCCTCGACGGCAAGAAGAAATCGTATGACCTCTACGACGCGTTCACCTCAATCATCGAAGACGAGGAAGAGTTCCGCGAACAGCTGAGCAAGTTCTCCGAGCTCACCGAGGACGGCAAGCCTGTTGTGCGGCCGATCCACGTGCCGCCGATGGTCTTCCAGCAGTTGCCGTGGCTCAGACCGACCGGCTCGAACAAAATGTACAACGCTGTGCTCAAATACGAGGGCGAAGGCGGCATTGTCAAAGACTTCAATGCCCACGACTATCGCGGCGACGGCACCCGCAATACGAAGCACTTCGCTGCCGTGGCCGGATGGCTCGAAGGGCTATCTGCGCCGGAGCATTTCAAGGGCGTGAACGGTACCTCGTTCGAGGCGCGCACTGTGCTGTTGCCGACTGAATATGTTGTCGCTGCGCTGAGTCAGTTCGAATTGCTCTCGCGTGATCAGCTGCTCCCGACAATCAGAATGATCGAGAAGGCAGAGCGGGAAGGATCGCTGAAGGATTGGGTTGTCGTCGTCCCTGAACTTGACGAGTCATATCGCAGGGACGTCGAAGGCACCACTGTGTCGCTCATCGAACGCCAACGCAGGCCAGATCGGCCCGGATACTCTGGCAGCGAGCGTCGACACCGAGCAACGCTCGAAGTGATTGCTCAGAATGCGCACAATTCGATAGACGCTGGAGACGCTGCAAGACGACTTAGCAGTGCGACCCGCGGCGCTCTCTTGCTCACATTCGCGTTTGACCCGGCTGTCTTACCTGAGGAGAAGAGTGATGACGGCAAGGGGCGGGCAGACTCCGGACGTGTTAAGCGGGGTGCGTGGCCCACACCGGTCACAAGTGCCGACGTCGCCACACTCATATCGCTGGCCGTGCCATACCTCTCCGCACCGCGGGGACGGATCGGCTTCGGCGTGCGCCGAGAAGACCTATCGAATCAGGCGATCATCGACACCGGACACTGATATCGGGGCGAGAATCGAAGCGAGGCAATGGGTGAATCTTGGGCGTCGTCCGATGCGACGCGCCGATCGATGCGGTCCAACCGCGGCAGTAATACTCAGCCGGAACTCGCCGTGCGGCGGCTACTTCATGCATCCGGCCTCCGATTCAGAGTGAACTGCCGGCCAATACCTGACCTGCGTCGCACAGCCGACATCGTCTTCACCCGGGCCAAGGTCGCGGTCTTCATTGACGGCTGCTTTTGGCATGGTTGCCCTGATCACTATCAGCGCCCAGCTTCCCACCGCGACTACTGGGATCTGAAGGTTGTACAGAACCGTGAGCGCGACGCCGAGACCGACACTCGGCTCACCACCGCCGGCTGGCGAGTAATCCGCCATTGGGAACATGAGGATCCCCGCGCAGTTGCCGATGAAGTCGAGGCCTGCTGGCGGTTG
It encodes:
- a CDS encoding very short patch repair endonuclease, translated to MGESWASSDATRRSMRSNRGSNTQPELAVRRLLHASGLRFRVNCRPIPDLRRTADIVFTRAKVAVFIDGCFWHGCPDHYQRPASHRDYWDLKVVQNRERDAETDTRLTTAGWRVIRHWEHEDPRAVADEVEACWRLAVHGGSKAG
- a CDS encoding Z1 domain-containing protein: MTNSVDAVISETARESLISIRDSGPEPLVELVQFKLRRAEIHVTEAAIVDAVTVSDLSDETRRAMHMALASWDALAKPAWAADTAEWSANRRQRAYELLELDDAARQRLDKEFPSASRMDTMIVDPENWIPWYDEKRRSSHDFYWRAYRRVLEGKGWDADAIATLDRSTAEIVGRLADPSAEVGYQTKGLVVGYVQSGKTANFTGIVAKAIDTGYRLVIVLTGTIELLRAQTQRRLDMELVGEENILDGADRTDDDSIRDIDYIGTQDADWHGDKFLKHGIDVHSMPGVPAIKRLTTAGKDYRKLRLGKDALDFRRTGELRNPAKPVFDPENIHAVDARIAVMKKNTTALRNLLHDLRNIRADGREIPVLIIDDEADQASVNTVNPRSKAAAAAESKKRSAINALIRDLLTVMPRAQYVGYTATPFANVFISPDDSEDVFPKDFLVSLKPSDKYMGGPEFHDLWGIDADDKGNPGRSNEAAFVRDLRADGEHDPAAERAEILEAIDAFVLSGAIKKWRESNDKRFSYRHHTMLVHESVRTSEHSELAATFRSVWAQGAYSSPAAFGRLRQLYSDDFLRVHRSRSKWDELPIPNLFDQLKSFIGATVDAITVDNDPVVVVNGTKDSDYSAMDFLTRPYWRIMIGGAKLSRGFTVEGLTVSYYRRRTAAADTLMQMGRWFGYRAGYSDLVRLYIGRQVLDGKKKSYDLYDAFTSIIEDEEEFREQLSKFSELTEDGKPVVRPIHVPPMVFQQLPWLRPTGSNKMYNAVLKYEGEGGIVKDFNAHDYRGDGTRNTKHFAAVAGWLEGLSAPEHFKGVNGTSFEARTVLLPTEYVVAALSQFELLSRDQLLPTIRMIEKAEREGSLKDWVVVVPELDESYRRDVEGTTVSLIERQRRPDRPGYSGSERRHRATLEVIAQNAHNSIDAGDAARRLSSATRGALLLTFAFDPAVLPEEKSDDGKGRADSGRVKRGAWPTPVTSADVATLISLAVPYLSAPRGRIGFGVRREDLSNQAIIDTGH
- a CDS encoding PD-(D/E)XK motif protein — translated: MAEIENPQHLDPAAVEDYFRLGVRAAFTMNEEPPVRLTIDPGRDQLQVLTPVRGSEPEVTAYERLELNRVTPDGDSTEWYELVVDASDMHYEAYVLLESVVDQLRSGASFRHAVSESVETLKELLVGRKRLTEEKVAGLIGELLVLDRIIDHDGEDAAIAAWLGPLAEEHDFGLPGYDAEVKTTKSEARVHVIGSETQLEPVPGRDLYLISVQITRAGTAIASFTLPELVASISVKLRRTLRAFDAALDGIGWRDADADLYGTRFQLRSEPRAYLVDDGFPAITSSRLDEVVPQRPLVVGVSYRVDVTHLIHAAIPSPLDEFCEEPK
- a CDS encoding TIGR02391 family protein codes for the protein MNDDDHLVLKFDPQTVDHLGAKMYSHLPNAIAELIANAYDADAEHVVVRIGDGEISIEDDGHGMSRSDVADKYLRIGRNRRHVMNTDSTEGGARRVSGKKGLGKLALFGIGGRVELITSRSGETNATVVVLEYDDMMSAEGEYKPVESQQSSNESKHGTTVRLGKLKRTSPVEPEALADSLSKLFNYTDQDFEVRVVTADDGEYAITAERRLASINLQFSWDLPEDLVEADTFAHAHEIAGRIVSSKSPLRHGLRGITLYVNGRLANEPEFFGASESSFAFSYLTGYLQVDFLDEIEPDVIATDRRAIDWETELTEQLRKWLQSLMTRLSQDWRRRRAELGRTTVEKSIGVSTEAWVSSIKSDEREHVRAIVEAVTSDEADIAVEQQGEILGLVKGLAPLHAEFVWRHLHAEIQRVTKPYYEGGDFYTAVIEAIKRYVNSVRAKHADLASIQEHAVLEAAFASVGKLDVFQKFMSLHGFSEDTSKNIQSGQKSLSIGVLAGFRNPLSHEEIDLLQSSGAFTYEDCLDALAIISHLMRRLDQAEVRSI